A section of the Camelus dromedarius isolate mCamDro1 chromosome 14, mCamDro1.pat, whole genome shotgun sequence genome encodes:
- the ATP13A2 gene encoding polyamine-transporting ATPase 13A2 isoform X7 has translation MSAERPGARGWRRAEPSPPRLPTAPGEEAPCAVQTGNPLAAVTRRGEISPSYWTPSRSDGCPDSSPLVGSTPTGYGTLTIETSIDPLSSSVSSVRLSGYCGSPWRVIGYHVVVWMMAGIPLLLFRWKPVWGVRLRLQPCNLACAETLVIEIRDKEDSSWQLYTVQVQTEAISEGSLQLPPQAQAEDGRSQVAVGAVLEDTWKDTTQLHRNEEAGQRYVWIETHQAFCQVSLLDNGRTCDDIHHSCTGLSLQDQTVKKTIYGPNVINVPVKSYPQLLVDEALNPYYGFQAFSIGLWLADHYYWYAVCIFCISAFSICLSIYRTRKQSETLRDMVKLSVQVCVCRPGGVEEWVDSSELVPGDCLVLPQEGGLMPCDAALVAGECMVNESSLTGESIPVLKTALPEGPVPYVPETHRRHTLFCGTLILQTRAFVGSRVLAVVTQTGFCTAKGGLMSSILHPRPIHFKFHTQSMKFVAALSVLALLGTVYSIFILYRNEVPVKEIVIRALDLVTVVVPPALPAAMTVCTLYAQSRLRSQGIYCIHPLRINLGGKLQLVCFDKTGTLTEDGLNVKGVVPLEGQKFLSLVSEPRCLPMGPLLRALATCHTLSWLQNTLVGDPMDLKMVESTGWVLEEGPAEHSTFGTHVLAVMKPPLQEPQLQGSEEPLVPVSILSRFPFSSALQRMSVVVAWPGATQPEVYVKGSPELVAGLSDPETVPTNFAQTLQSYTAAGYRVVALARKPLPIAPSLEAAQQLTRDAVEWKLSFLGLLVMQNLLKPQTTRVIQTLRGNCIRTVMVTGDNLQTAVTVAQACGMVDPQERLVIIHATPPEQGQPASLQLLPVESSTAMNGAQDPDQAASYTMDPDPRSSHLALSGSTFGVLLKHFPKLLPKPLLVSLGSQVLVQGTVFARMSPEQKTELVCELQKLQYCVGMCGDGANDCGALKAADVGISLSQAEASVVSPFTSSVANIECVPMIIREGRCSLDTSFSVFKYMALYSLTQFISVLILYTVNTNLGDMQFLVIDLVITTTVAVLMSHTGPALELGRARPPGALLSVPVLSSLLLQVVLVAGMQLGGYFSTVTQPWFVPLNRTVPAPDNLPNYENTVVFFVSSFQYLILATAMSKGAPFRRPLYTNVPFLVALLFLGSVLVGLLLDPGPLQGLLQLKNMTDTCFKLLLLGLVALNLVGAFMLEQSVLDQFLPGCLKWLRPKRASKKRFKQLEQELAEQPWPPPTEPVR, from the exons ACAGCAGCCCGCTCGTGGGCAGCACGCCCACCGGTTATGGGACCCTGACGATAGAGACATCTATAGATCCCCTCAGCTCCTCAGTTTCATCCGTG AGGCTCAGCGGCTACTGTGGCAGTCCGTGGAGAGTCATAGGCTATCACGTCGTGGTCTGGATGATGGCAGGGATCCCTTTGCTGCTATTCCGATGGAAGCCCGTGTGGGGGGTGCGGCTGCGGCTCCAGCCGTGCAACCTGGCCTGCGCCGAAACACTCGTTATCGAAATAAGAGACAAAGAG GATAGTTCATGGCAGCTCTATACTGTCCAGGTGCAGACTGAGGCCATCAGCGAAGGCAG CCTGCAGCTGCCCCCACAGGCCCAGGCGGAGGACGGCCGGAGCCAGGTGGCTGTGGGGGCAGTACTGGAGGATACTTGGAAGGACACCACCCAGCTCCACAGGAACGAGGAGGCG GGTCAGCGCTATGTCTGGATCGAGACCCATCAGGCCTTCTGCCAAGTCAG CCTGCTGGACAATGGCCGCACCTGTGACGACATCCACCACTCCTGCACTGGCCTCAGCCTCCAGGACCAAACCGTGAA GAAGACCATCTACGGCCCCAATGTGATCAATGTACCGGTCAAGTCCTATCCCCAGCTGCTGGTGGATGAG GCACTGAACCCCTACTATGGGTTCCAGGCCTTCAGCATCGGGCTGTGGCTGGCCGACCACTACTACTGGTACGCCGTGTGCATCTTCTGCATCTCCGCCTTCTCCATCTGCCTGTCGATCTACAGGACCAGAAAG CAAAGCGAGACCCTGAGGGACATGGTCAAGCTGTCTGTACAGGTGTGCGTGTGCCGACCTGGGGGAG TGGAGGAATGGGTGGACTCCAGTGAGCTGGTGCCAGGAGACTGCCTGGTGCTGCCCCAGGAGGGTGGGCTGATGCCCTGCGATGCTGCCTTGGTGGCTGGCGAGTGCATGGTCAACGAGAGCTCTCTGACAG GGGAGAGCATTCCAGTGCTGAAGACAGCCCTGCCAGAGGGACCGGTGCCCTACGTCCCAGAGACCCACCGGCGGCACACGCTCTTCTGCGGGACCCTCATCTTGCAGACCCGGGCCTTTGTAGGATCCCGTGTCCTGGCGGTGGTGACCCAGACAG GGTTCTGCACGGCCAAAGGGGGCCTGATGAGCTCCATCCTGCATCCCCGGCCCATCCACTTCAAGTTCCACACACAGAGCATGAAGTTTGTGGCGGCCCTCTCTGTCCTGG CTCTCCTTGGCACCGTCTACAGCATCTTCATCCTCTACCGCAACGAG GTGCCTGTGAAGGAGATTGTGATCCGGGCTCTGGACCTGGTGACAGTGGTGGTGCCGCCAGCCCTGCCGGCTGCCATGACCGTGTGCACGCTCTATGCCCAGAGCCGCCTGCGGAGCCAGGGCATCTACTGCATCCATCCACTGCGCATCAACCTGGGTGGCAAGCTCCAGCTGGTGTGTTTTGACaag ACAGGCACCCTCACTGAGGATGGCTTGAACGTGAAGGGTGTGGTGCCCCTGGAGGGACAGAAGTTCCTGTCGCTCGTCTCAGAGCCCCGCTGCCTGCCCATGGGGCCCCTGCTCCGGGCACTGGCCACTTGCCACACTCTCAGCTGGCTCCAGAACACCTTAGTGGGCGACCCCATGGACCTCAAGATGGTGGAATCTACTGGCTGG GTCCTGGAGGAGGGACCAGCTGAACACTCGACATTTGGGACCCACGTTTTGGCTGTGATGAAGCCCCCGCTTCAGGAGCCCCAACTGCAGGGCTCG GAGGAGCCTCTGGTGCCAGTCAGCATCCTCAGCCGCTTCCCGTTCTCGTCGGCCCTGCAGCGCATGAGTGTGGTGGTGGCGTGGCCAGGGGCCACTCAGCCTGAGGTTTATGTCAAGGGTTCCCCTGAGCTGGTGGCAGGCCTCAGTGACCCCGAGACAG TGCCCACCAACTTTGCCCAGACACTACAGAGCTACACAGCCGCTGGCTACCGCGTCGTGGCCCTTGCCAGGAAGCCACTGCCCATTGCACCCAGCCTGGAGGCAGCTCAGCAACTGACGAG AGACGCTGTGGAGTGGAAGCTGAGTTTCCTGGGGCTACTGGTCATGCAGAATCTGCTAAAGCCACAGACAACACGCGTCATACAGACTCTGCGGGGGAACTGCATCCGCACCGTCATGGTGACAG GGGACAACCTGCAGACGGCAGTCACTGTGGCCCAGGCCTGTGGCATGGTGGACCCCCAGGAGCGTCTGGTCATCATCCACGCCACCCCTCCTGAGCAGGGccagcctgcctccctccagctcctgccagTGGAGTCCTCCACAGCCATGAACGGGGCCCAG GATCCTGACCAGGCTGCAAGCTACACCATGGATCCAGACCCCCGATCCAGTCACCTGGCCCTCAGCGGGTCCACCTTTGGTGTCCTTCTGAAGCACTTCCCCAAGCTGCTGCCCAAG CCCCTCCTCGTCTCCCTGGGCTCCCAGGTCCTGGTCCAGGGCACCGTCTTTGCCCGCATGTCTCCTGAGCAGAAGACAGAGCTGGTGTGTGAGCTGCAGAAGCTGCA GTACTGTGTGGGCATGTGCGGGGACGGCGCCAATGACTGCGGGGCCCTGAAGGCAGCTGACGTGGGCATCTCGCTCTCCCAGGCGGAGGCCTCAGTGGTCTCGCCCTTCACCTCGAGCGTGGCCAACATTGAGTGTGTGCCCATGATCATCAG GGAAGGTCGCTGTTCCCTGGACACGTCGTTCAGCGTCTTCAAGTACATGGCCCTGTACAGCCTGACCCAGTTCATCTCTGTCCTGATCCTCTACACG GTCAATACCAACCTGGGCGACATGCAGTTCCTGGTCATCGACCTGGTCATCACCACCACAGTGGCAGTGCTCATGAGCCACACGGGGCCGGCGCTGGAGCTGGGGCGGGCGCGGCCGCCGGGGGCCCTGCTGAGCGTGCCCGTGCTCAGCAGCCTGCTGCTGCAGGTGGTCCTGGTGGCCGGCATGCAGCTGGGGGGCTACTTCTCGACTGTGACCCAGCCCTG GTTTGTGCCTCTGAACAGGACGGTTCCTGCACCAGACAACCTGCCCAACTACGAGAACACGGTGGTCTTCTTTGTGTCCAGCTTCCAGTACCTCATCTTGGCCACGGCCATGTCCAAGGGGGCGCCCTTCCGCAGGCCACTCTACACCAATG TGCCCTTCCTGGTGGCCCTGTTGTTCTTGGGCTCCGTCCTGGTGGGCCTCCTCCTGGACCCCGGCCCCCTGCAGGGGCTGCTGCAGCTGAAGAACATGACTGACACCTGCTtcaagctgctgctgctgggcctgGTTGCCCTCAACCTTGTGGGAGCCTTCATGCTGGAG CAGAGTGTGCTGGACCAGTTCCTCCCAGGCTGCCTGAAGTGGCTCCGGCCCAAACGGGCCTCCAAGAAGCGTTTCAAGCAGCTGGAGCAGGAGCTGGCTGAGCAGCCCTGGCCGCCGCCCACTGAGCCCGTGAGGTAG